Part of the Janibacter alkaliphilus genome is shown below.
CGCCGCGTCGATCCGGAACTTCGGCTTGCTGGTGCGCGCCGGCGGCCCGCGGCGCAGCCAGGCGAGCTCCTTGCGCAGCAGGTTGTTGCGGCGCTCGGCGGTCACCGCGGCGATCCGCTCCCGCTCGGCCTTGGCCAGCACGTAGGCGGCGTAGCCGCCGTCGTACTGCTCGACCCGGCCGTCGACGACCTCCCAGGTGCGCTCGGCGACCGCGTCCAGGAACCACCGGTCGTGGGTGATCACGGCCAGGGCGTTGTCCGGCCGGGACCAGCGCCGCACCAGGTGCTCGGCCAGCCAGGCCACCCCTTCGACGTCGAGGTGGTTGGTCGGCTCGTCCAGCAGCAGCACCTCGGGGTCGGCCACGAGGGCCCGGGCGAGCGCCAGCCGGCGCCGCTCGCCGCCGGAGAGCGGTCCGACGAGGGCGTCCAGGCCGCCCATGGCCGGGGCCTGGAGCCCACCGAGCAGCCCGTCGAGGACGTCGCGGATGCGGGCGTCGCCGGCCCACTCGTGCTCGGCCATCCCGCCGAGCACCGCCTCGGCGACGGTGGCGGCCGGGTCCAGGGTGTCGCCCTGGCTGAGCACGTCGACCCGGGTCCCGCCGGCGCGGGTGACCCGGCCCTCGTCGGGCTGACGGGTCCCGGCGAGCACCGACAGCAGGGTGGTCTTGCCGCCGCCGTTGCGGCCGACGATGCCGACCCGGGAGCCGGTGCTCAGCCCGAGCGAGACGTCGTCGAGGACGGCGGCGGTGCCGAGGGTGAGCCGGGCGCGCTCGACGGAGACGAGGTTGGCCATCAGGTCAGGCGCGGGGTCGGCAGCACCTGGGCGCCGTGCACCGGCCCGGTGGCCCGCAGCACGTCCTCGGCGGCGCCGGAGGCGGTCAGCGAGACCGCCAGGTCGATGGCCGCCTCCTGCCCGGAGGCCAGCGCCGCCACGGTGGGTCCCGACCCGGAGACGATCGCGGCCAGCGCGCCGAACTCCAGCGCGGCCCCGATGATCTCGCCGATCCGCGGCTGCAGGGCGACCGCGTCCGGCTGCAGGTCGTTGCTCAGCGCGGCGGCCAGCGCGGACGGGTCGCCGGAGCGCACCGCGCTCATCACCTCGGCGCCCGGCGTCGGCTCGCTGACCCGTCGCCCCTCGTGGCGGGCGTCGAAGGCGGCGTAGACCTCGGGGGTGGACAGCCCCTCCCCCGGGACCGGCACGAAGACCCAGTGATAGGTGCCCTGGGCCAGGACCGGGGTGACCAGCTCGCCCCGACCGGAGCCGACGGCGGTGCCGCCGTGCAGCAGGAAGGGGACGTCGCTGCCGACCTCGGCGGCGAGCCGGTCCAGCTCGTCCCGCTCCATCGCCACCGACCACAGCTCCTGGCAGGCCACCAGCGCGGCGGCCGCGTCGGCCGAGCCGCCGGCCATGCCGCCGGCCACCGGGATCTGCTTGTGGATGCTCAGGTGCACCGGCTGCCGGGCCCCGGAGCGCTCGGCGAGCAGCCGGGCGGCGACCAGCGCGAGGTTGCCCTCGTCGGTGGGCACCGAGCCGGCGTCCCGGCCGGTCACGGTGCAGCCCCACTCGTCGGCGGGGGCCGCGGTGACGTCGTCGTGCAGTCCCACGGCCTGGTAGACCGTGGCCAGGTCGTGGTAGCCGTCGTCGCGCCGCGGACCGACGCCGAGCTCGAGGTTGACCTTGGCCGGCGCCCGGGCCGTCACCGCTGGCTGCAGCTCGAGGGCGGAGGTCATGTCGTCACCCTAGCCTCGCCGGCGAGCGCCTCGGCGATCGCGGCGAAGGCGGCGACGTCCAGCTGCTCGCCGCGGCTGCGCGGGTCCACCCCGGCCGCCAGCAGGGCCGCCTCGGCGGCCGGTCCGCCGCCGGCCAGTCCGCTGAGCGCGGAGCGCACCGTCTTGCGGCGCTGGGCGAAGGCGGCGTCGACCACGGCGAAGACCTGCTCCCGGTCGGCGGTGGTGGCTGGCGGGTCGCCGCGCTCCAGGGAGACCAGCCCGGAGTCGACGTTGGGCACCGGCCAGAAGACGCTGCGCGGCACCCGACCGGCCAGGCGCACCTGGCCGTACCAGGCCGCCTTGACGCTGGGCACCCCGTAGGTCCGCGAGCCGGGCGGCGCCGCCAGCCGCTCGGCCACCTCGAGCTGGACCATGACGAGCACCCGCCGGATGCTCGGGAAGGTCTGCAGCAGGTGCAGCACCACCGGCACCGAGACGTTGTAGGGCAGGTTCGCCACCAGCGCGGTGGGCGGCTGCGGCAGCTCCTCCAGCCGGAGCGCGTCGGCCTGGACCACGGTGAGCCGGTCTGCGGCCGCCGGGGCGAGCTCGGCCACGGTGCCCGGCAGCGCCGAGGCCAGCACCGGGTCCACCTCCACTGCGGCCACCCGGCAGCCGGGCTCCAGCAGCGCCAGGGTCAGCGAGCCGAGGCCGGGACCGACCTCGAGCACGGTGTCGTCGGGGGCGACCTCGGCGGCCCGCACGATCCGGCGCACCGTGTTCGCGTCGACGACGAAGTTCTGCCCCCACTGCTTGGTCGGCCGGACCCCGAGCCGGTCGGCGAGCTCACGCACGCGCGCGGCGCCGAGCAGGCCGGCCCGCGGCTCGGGGGACGAGGGGGTCATGGCTGGTCACTCTAGGCGGGTGCGGGCCCCGGGCTGGCACCGGACGCGACGAACCCCCGAGCGGCAGTCGCTCGGGGATTCGTCGGGGCCGTCCGGCCGACGTGAGGTCGGGTCAGGCGGCGTGGGCGCAGCCCCACGGCTGCAGGCCGCGGTCGGCGTAGACCCGGTTGGCCACGGTGATCTGCTCGGCGCGGCTGGCCTGGTCGGCGCGCGGCGCGAAGTCGCCGCCGCCGGCGCTCTGCCAGGTCTGGATGTCGAACTGCAGACCGCCGTAGTAGCCGTTGCCGGTGTTGATCGACCAGTTGCCGGTGGACTCGCACTGGGCGATCCGGTCCCACATGCCGGAGTTGGCCAGGTTGATCCCGGAGGAGCTGGAGCTGGAGCTGGACGAGCTCGAGCTGCTGGAGGAGGACGAGCTGGACGAGCTCGAGCTGCTGTCGCTCGAGGAGCTCTCGCTGGAGGAGCTGCTGTCGCTGGAGCTGCTGGAGCTGGGCTCGGGGGCCGGCTCGGGCTCCGGCTCCGGGGCGGGCTTGGTGCCCTCGACGACGACCCGGTCCACCGGTGCGCTGGTCACCTCCGAGGAGACCTCGGTGCGCCACGCGGCGTCACCGTTGCGGTAGGTCACCTTGTAGGTGGTCCGCTCGGTGCCGGCCTGACCCTCCTGCTCCACCTTCGTCGTGCCCTCGGCGAGGCTGGAGTCCTCCTTGACCACGGTCTCGAAGGGGATCGAGGTGGTCTCGGTGGTGCTCTTGCGGTTGATCTTGTCGACCTTGATGGTCATGCCGTCCTTGACGTCCGACCACTTGCCCGGGTTGATCTTGTCGTTGGA
Proteins encoded:
- the rsmA gene encoding 16S rRNA (adenine(1518)-N(6)/adenine(1519)-N(6))-dimethyltransferase RsmA; this translates as MTPSSPEPRAGLLGAARVRELADRLGVRPTKQWGQNFVVDANTVRRIVRAAEVAPDDTVLEVGPGLGSLTLALLEPGCRVAAVEVDPVLASALPGTVAELAPAAADRLTVVQADALRLEELPQPPTALVANLPYNVSVPVVLHLLQTFPSIRRVLVMVQLEVAERLAAPPGSRTYGVPSVKAAWYGQVRLAGRVPRSVFWPVPNVDSGLVSLERGDPPATTADREQVFAVVDAAFAQRRKTVRSALSGLAGGGPAAEAALLAAGVDPRSRGEQLDVAAFAAIAEALAGEARVTT
- a CDS encoding ubiquitin-like domain-containing protein gives rise to the protein MSVIPLRRVTQVGVAGALILGGTGVAVMDKSVALDVDGESSTVHSFGGTVGDVLDKQGIELGKHDVVTPAASQDVEDGQEIVVRYGRKLTVTVDGEKREYWTTALTVGGALKQLGIRGGEDAVLSASRSKSIGRDGLSIEMATPKDVTLVVSGKKSKETVTGVNVSQALREAEATVDSNDKINPGKWSDVKDGMTIKVDKINRKSTTETTSIPFETVVKEDSSLAEGTTKVEQEGQAGTERTTYKVTYRNGDAAWRTEVSSEVTSAPVDRVVVEGTKPAPEPEPEPAPEPSSSSSSDSSSSSESSSSDSSSSSSSSSSSSSSSSSSSSSSSSGINLANSGMWDRIAQCESTGNWSINTGNGYYGGLQFDIQTWQSAGGGDFAPRADQASRAEQITVANRVYADRGLQPWGCAHAA
- a CDS encoding 4-(cytidine 5'-diphospho)-2-C-methyl-D-erythritol kinase; the encoded protein is MTSALELQPAVTARAPAKVNLELGVGPRRDDGYHDLATVYQAVGLHDDVTAAPADEWGCTVTGRDAGSVPTDEGNLALVAARLLAERSGARQPVHLSIHKQIPVAGGMAGGSADAAAALVACQELWSVAMERDELDRLAAEVGSDVPFLLHGGTAVGSGRGELVTPVLAQGTYHWVFVPVPGEGLSTPEVYAAFDARHEGRRVSEPTPGAEVMSAVRSGDPSALAAALSNDLQPDAVALQPRIGEIIGAALEFGALAAIVSGSGPTVAALASGQEAAIDLAVSLTASGAAEDVLRATGPVHGAQVLPTPRLT